The following are from one region of the Chryseobacterium shigense genome:
- a CDS encoding heavy metal translocating P-type ATPase, which produces MSENCFHCGQGIEKERILFDEKTFCCNGCKSVYEILNINNLTNFYELNKRAGIRPSDESSSQFEYLDTPEIFEKITDFSEGSTSLVTFKIPVIHCSSCIWLLESLHTLNEHIKYSQVNFTRKTLQISFNHNDLKLSELANFLTNLGYKPVISLETADKNVDHLDKSLLIKFAIAGFAFGNGMFLAFPEYVGGEDYWMEHYKGLFRTLMFLLACPVVFYSASDYYKSAWYGLKNKIVNIDVPIVLGIFVLFGRSIYEVVTDYGPGYFDTLCGLLFFMLMGKIFQKRTYSALSYDRDYKSFYPIAVTKVDFEGKQDNILLSEIKVGDRILVRNQEIIPVDAILINGEGNIDNSFITGESESISKQPGDKIFAGGKQIGSSLELEVIKDVDQSYLTQLWNKEAFKKHETGLDTLTNSISKYFTFIILGIALISGIYWAFIDLEKMFQVISAILIIACPCALALSAPFTFGHIMRILGRNKFYVKDTLTIEKIAKLDTIVFDKTGTITHRKKSNIRYEGSAISEFDQLNIKTLLKNSNHPLSKSLYEFIEVNDDYFPVENFQEISGKGYEASVRGNIYKIGSARYNEQEPKNLETAVYISKNGAFSGKFIFKNEYRPKLKELFTKLTSYKIFILSGDNSSEETQLKELIPSYKGMAFNQNPEDKLNYIKNLQDQNMKVAMLGDGLNDAGALKQSNVGIAIADDTNSFTPSSDVIMNGDKVVTLDNYLNVCKGSITIVKMTFIISFLYNIVGLSYAVTGHMHPLFAAIIMPISSITVVTFTTISTWILGRKYFKKQA; this is translated from the coding sequence GTGAGCGAGAACTGTTTTCATTGTGGTCAAGGAATAGAAAAGGAGCGAATTCTATTTGATGAAAAGACTTTCTGTTGCAACGGCTGCAAGTCCGTTTACGAAATTCTGAATATCAATAATTTAACCAATTTCTACGAGCTTAATAAAAGAGCAGGAATCCGTCCCAGTGACGAAAGTTCTTCACAGTTCGAATATCTTGACACTCCGGAGATTTTCGAGAAGATTACGGATTTTTCCGAAGGAAGCACCAGCCTTGTTACGTTCAAGATTCCTGTAATTCACTGTTCTTCGTGTATATGGCTGCTGGAAAGCCTTCATACCCTGAATGAACATATCAAATACTCACAGGTAAACTTCACGCGGAAAACCTTACAGATTTCATTTAACCATAACGATCTGAAATTAAGCGAACTAGCTAATTTCCTAACCAATCTTGGATACAAACCCGTTATCAGTCTTGAAACAGCAGATAAAAATGTAGACCATCTTGATAAATCTCTTCTTATAAAGTTTGCCATTGCAGGTTTTGCATTCGGAAACGGGATGTTTCTTGCTTTCCCTGAGTATGTAGGCGGTGAAGATTACTGGATGGAGCATTACAAAGGGCTATTCAGAACACTGATGTTCCTTTTAGCATGTCCTGTTGTATTTTATTCTGCTTCAGATTATTATAAATCCGCGTGGTATGGTTTAAAGAATAAAATTGTTAATATTGATGTCCCAATTGTGCTTGGAATCTTTGTCCTTTTCGGGCGAAGCATTTATGAAGTGGTTACGGATTACGGGCCAGGATATTTTGATACTTTGTGCGGACTGCTTTTCTTTATGCTGATGGGTAAAATTTTCCAGAAAAGAACATACAGCGCATTATCATATGACAGAGATTACAAATCATTTTATCCTATTGCCGTTACCAAAGTAGATTTTGAAGGAAAACAGGATAATATCCTCCTTTCTGAAATCAAAGTTGGAGACAGAATTCTAGTAAGAAACCAGGAAATTATTCCGGTTGATGCCATCCTGATCAACGGGGAAGGAAATATAGACAACAGTTTTATCACGGGAGAAAGTGAAAGTATCAGCAAACAGCCAGGCGACAAGATATTTGCCGGAGGAAAGCAAATCGGATCTTCATTAGAGCTGGAAGTGATTAAAGATGTTGACCAGAGTTACCTTACGCAGCTTTGGAACAAGGAAGCTTTCAAAAAGCATGAAACCGGCCTTGATACCCTAACGAACAGCATCAGCAAGTATTTCACTTTCATTATTTTAGGTATTGCTTTAATTTCCGGAATTTACTGGGCATTTATTGATCTGGAAAAAATGTTCCAGGTAATTTCAGCGATCCTTATTATCGCCTGCCCATGCGCCTTAGCATTGTCTGCTCCGTTTACTTTCGGGCATATTATGAGAATTTTAGGCCGCAATAAATTCTATGTAAAAGATACGTTAACGATTGAAAAGATTGCGAAACTGGATACGATTGTTTTTGATAAAACAGGAACCATCACTCACAGAAAAAAATCAAACATCCGGTATGAAGGATCTGCAATCAGTGAATTTGATCAACTGAATATCAAAACCTTATTAAAAAATTCCAATCACCCTCTTTCTAAATCTCTTTATGAATTCATAGAGGTGAATGATGATTATTTCCCTGTTGAAAATTTCCAGGAGATTTCCGGAAAAGGCTATGAGGCAAGTGTAAGAGGAAATATCTATAAGATAGGTTCTGCCCGTTATAACGAACAGGAGCCTAAGAATCTGGAAACAGCCGTTTACATCAGCAAAAATGGAGCATTTTCAGGTAAATTCATCTTCAAAAATGAATACCGCCCGAAATTAAAGGAGCTGTTCACAAAACTTACCAGCTACAAAATATTCATCCTGAGCGGCGATAATTCTTCTGAAGAAACACAGCTTAAGGAACTTATCCCGAGCTATAAGGGAATGGCTTTCAACCAAAACCCTGAAGATAAGCTGAATTACATTAAAAACCTTCAGGATCAGAACATGAAAGTAGCAATGCTCGGCGACGGATTAAATGACGCAGGAGCCTTGAAACAGAGTAATGTGGGAATAGCAATTGCCGATGACACCAACAGCTTCACACCTTCTTCCGATGTCATTATGAATGGTGATAAAGTTGTAACATTAGACAATTACCTGAACGTATGCAAAGGATCGATCACCATTGTTAAAATGACATTCATAATCAGTTTCCTGTACAACATTGTTGGTTTAAGTTACGCAGTTACAGGCCATATGCATCCGCTTTTTGCAGCAATCATCATGCCAATCAGTTCCATTACTGTGGTTACATTCACTACTATTTCCACCTGGATTTTAGGGCGTAAATATTTCAAAAAACAGGCGTAA
- the ccoS gene encoding cbb3-type cytochrome oxidase assembly protein CcoS: protein MDILYLMILCSVSLAAIFLVVFIVYARKGQFEDDESPAVRILFDNGEIKEKDENGNKDKDEKKIGENNKIEEKSE, encoded by the coding sequence ATGGATATTCTATATTTAATGATCCTCTGCAGTGTTTCTTTGGCTGCGATTTTCTTGGTCGTATTTATAGTGTATGCCCGAAAAGGACAGTTTGAAGATGATGAATCTCCGGCTGTCAGAATCCTTTTTGATAATGGAGAGATCAAGGAAAAGGATGAAAACGGCAACAAAGATAAAGACGAGAAAAAAATAGGAGAGAATAATAAAATTGAAGAAAAAAGTGAATAG
- a CDS encoding cbb3-type cytochrome c oxidase subunit 3 — protein MIPQNFKDILSNTENAGLYQTLALIFFMLFFVALVIYVFTRPKKYYKEEEEAPLGDDEDDDFNLKN, from the coding sequence ATGATTCCTCAGAACTTTAAAGATATATTATCCAATACAGAAAACGCTGGTCTCTACCAGACGCTGGCTCTGATTTTCTTTATGCTGTTCTTCGTAGCTCTTGTAATCTATGTTTTTACCAGACCTAAAAAATATTACAAAGAGGAAGAAGAGGCTCCGCTTGGGGATGATGAGGATGACGATTTTAATTTAAAAAATTAA
- a CDS encoding T9SS type A sorting domain-containing protein, translating to MNYFYKFLFGNGKKKHLKTVFSCFAMFTAVTAADAQVSAYGFSQATGTYSPISGSVLGAATGNASATNLNSNVYPLTLPFNFVFNGISYNTLNVSTNGFITFGATVPGTTTTTPISGTTAYEGAVSVFGRDLSSVFDISGTTGDISWQTTGAAPNREAIIQWKNFRPSSSTSTTAAYTFSFQIRLQETSNVIQMVYSSGAYLVGSTAVSGTAQIGLRGNAATDFNTRLNATTLEFINSTPGIANSSTQAFNTANAVPGMPAAGLTYIWTPPTCYAASALTGGATTNNSAAISWTASPSSPSGYDIYYSTSSTPPTSSTPPTIPNVPGTSTSIGSLAPSTSYYVWIRSNCGGGNTSVWSLQPVQVITQCQPPAILTTAGAIVCPNQPATLSATADTGASITWYDAATAGNVVGTGSSFTTPALSSTTPYYVAASTGGTSSTGMTNAISTSGYTLDAGLLFDVYSTITINGVNVYPIGTGAGTVEIALQDGNVSPAATLQTITVNLTGSGSPYVKTYVPLNFTVPPGNNYKLMMLTRAGGVSGLIRESGSSWGSYPLTVPGALSVTGGNLTGNSPSTSYYYFYDWQISTKCESIRSTVTATVDTACLSTSEVNAKDKMKVYPNPFKDIITINDVEKVKSIQIFDTAGRMMKTIDKPSEEIYLGDLKSGMYILNISMKEGNAFQIKAIKK from the coding sequence ATGAATTATTTTTACAAATTTCTTTTCGGTAACGGAAAGAAAAAGCATCTGAAAACTGTTTTCAGTTGCTTTGCTATGTTTACAGCTGTAACTGCAGCTGATGCCCAGGTAAGTGCTTACGGCTTTTCACAGGCTACAGGCACTTATAGCCCAATATCAGGAAGTGTATTGGGGGCGGCTACAGGTAATGCTTCTGCAACCAATCTTAACAGTAACGTTTACCCCTTAACCCTGCCATTCAATTTTGTATTCAACGGAATTTCCTATAATACGCTGAATGTTTCCACGAACGGATTTATAACTTTCGGAGCAACAGTTCCGGGGACCACTACCACAACGCCCATATCAGGCACTACAGCTTATGAAGGAGCAGTTTCTGTCTTCGGACGGGATTTGAGCAGTGTTTTCGATATCAGTGGAACAACAGGTGATATCAGCTGGCAAACAACCGGGGCAGCTCCTAACCGAGAGGCAATTATTCAATGGAAAAATTTCAGGCCAAGCAGCAGTACCTCTACCACTGCGGCTTATACCTTTTCCTTCCAGATCCGTTTACAGGAAACCTCTAATGTTATTCAGATGGTGTATAGCAGCGGAGCTTATTTAGTGGGGTCTACAGCTGTTTCAGGAACTGCCCAGATAGGACTGAGAGGTAATGCTGCCACTGATTTTAATACCCGGCTTAACGCAACAACACTGGAATTTATAAATTCCACACCAGGTATAGCAAATAGCAGTACACAGGCATTTAATACGGCCAATGCAGTTCCGGGGATGCCTGCCGCAGGACTTACCTATATCTGGACACCTCCGACATGTTATGCTGCATCAGCACTTACGGGAGGGGCAACTACCAATAACAGTGCTGCTATATCCTGGACTGCTTCTCCATCATCTCCTTCTGGGTATGATATTTATTATAGCACTTCCAGCACACCTCCCACATCTTCTACACCTCCAACAATTCCAAATGTTCCGGGTACTTCAACTTCTATAGGGTCATTAGCACCCTCTACATCATATTATGTCTGGATCAGGTCAAATTGCGGAGGAGGGAACACAAGTGTATGGTCTCTTCAGCCTGTACAGGTAATAACGCAATGTCAGCCGCCGGCCATTCTTACAACCGCCGGTGCAATTGTTTGTCCTAACCAGCCTGCGACATTGTCTGCTACTGCAGATACCGGAGCATCCATAACCTGGTATGATGCCGCTACTGCAGGAAATGTAGTAGGTACAGGATCGAGTTTTACAACACCAGCGTTAAGCAGTACAACGCCTTATTATGTAGCAGCTTCAACGGGAGGAACTTCTTCAACAGGAATGACCAATGCAATTTCCACATCGGGATATACCCTGGATGCAGGGTTGCTCTTTGATGTTTACTCTACAATTACAATCAATGGGGTAAATGTATATCCAATAGGTACAGGAGCAGGAACTGTAGAAATTGCCCTTCAGGATGGAAATGTTTCACCTGCCGCTACATTACAGACGATTACGGTTAATCTTACAGGTTCCGGCTCTCCATATGTAAAAACTTACGTTCCTTTGAATTTTACGGTTCCTCCCGGGAACAATTATAAATTAATGATGCTCACCAGAGCTGGCGGTGTGAGTGGATTGATAAGAGAGTCGGGAAGTAGCTGGGGCAGTTATCCGCTTACAGTTCCGGGGGCATTGTCTGTGACTGGGGGAAATCTTACCGGAAATAGTCCCTCAACATCTTATTACTATTTTTATGACTGGCAGATCAGTACCAAATGTGAAAGTATAAGAAGTACAGTTACGGCAACAGTGGATACTGCCTGTTTAAGTACGTCAGAGGTTAATGCTAAAGATAAAATGAAAGTATATCCTAATCCGTTTAAAGATATAATAACAATTAATGATGTTGAAAAAGTAAAATCCATTCAGATTTTTGACACTGCAGGAAGAATGATGAAAACTATAGACAAGCCATCTGAAGAAATCTATCTTGGAGACTTAAAATCAGGAATGTATATTCTTAACATATCCATGAAAGAAGGAAATGCTTTCCAGATAAAAGCAATTAAAAAATAA
- a CDS encoding RluA family pseudouridine synthase produces the protein MKEQIVYEDNHLLVVNKKVGQLVQGDKTGDESLLESIKNFIKIRDAKPGNVFLGLVHRIDRPTSGLVIYAKTSKALSRLTQMVKNREVKKTYWAVVGKEMIPQSQRLVHYLKKNEKNNKAIVFPKATEGAKEAILTYHVIKALDHYMLLEIDLETGRHHQIRAQLSKTGVPIKGDLKYGAPRSNPDGGINLHARKLEFIHPVTKEKIEIIAPVPQNDAIWRACEE, from the coding sequence ATGAAGGAACAGATTGTATATGAAGACAACCACCTTTTGGTTGTTAATAAGAAGGTAGGACAGCTTGTTCAGGGTGATAAAACCGGTGATGAATCTTTGCTGGAGTCCATTAAAAATTTTATTAAAATAAGAGATGCCAAGCCCGGAAATGTTTTTCTCGGCCTGGTTCACCGTATAGACCGTCCGACTTCCGGCCTGGTTATTTATGCTAAAACTTCCAAAGCGCTTTCCCGACTTACCCAAATGGTAAAGAACAGAGAGGTCAAAAAAACGTATTGGGCTGTTGTAGGAAAAGAAATGATACCGCAAAGCCAAAGACTTGTTCATTATCTGAAAAAGAACGAAAAGAATAATAAAGCCATTGTCTTTCCAAAAGCAACGGAAGGAGCAAAAGAAGCAATCTTGACTTATCATGTGATTAAAGCATTAGATCATTATATGCTTCTTGAAATTGATCTTGAAACGGGAAGGCATCACCAGATCCGTGCTCAGCTTTCTAAAACCGGAGTTCCTATAAAAGGAGATCTGAAATATGGGGCGCCTCGTTCCAATCCGGATGGAGGAATTAATCTTCATGCAAGGAAGCTGGAATTTATTCATCCTGTTACCAAAGAGAAAATAGAGATTATAGCTCCCGTTCCACAGAACGATGCCATCTGGAGAGCTTGTGAAGAATAA
- a CDS encoding Crp/Fnr family transcriptional regulator translates to MSQEQQIAIEERFARVFNDKSFKERLSSTDFEKYINGKKKLSFQKHDTIFEDGETPKGVYVLEKGAAKLSKSGAFGKDQILRFIKEGDIIGYRSLLCGENFQAKAEAMTDIECIFLPADIFMYLLEVDPQLSFVMLQKISYELGESSNTITFLAQKTVRERLAEILILLEQKLGVDPEGFIKISLTREEIANIIGTATESAIRLISEFKQDSLIEVDGRNIKILNHDKLMKLGHVVL, encoded by the coding sequence ATGTCGCAGGAACAACAGATTGCAATTGAAGAGAGGTTCGCCAGAGTTTTTAATGATAAATCATTTAAGGAAAGACTTTCTAGCACTGATTTTGAAAAATATATTAACGGCAAGAAAAAATTAAGTTTTCAGAAACACGACACCATTTTCGAGGACGGAGAAACACCGAAAGGAGTTTATGTTTTAGAAAAAGGAGCAGCTAAACTTTCCAAGTCCGGAGCTTTTGGAAAAGACCAGATTTTAAGATTTATCAAAGAGGGGGATATTATCGGCTATCGTTCATTGCTTTGCGGGGAGAATTTCCAGGCAAAGGCAGAGGCTATGACAGATATTGAATGCATTTTCCTGCCCGCGGATATTTTTATGTACCTTCTTGAGGTAGATCCACAGCTTTCTTTTGTAATGCTTCAGAAAATTTCTTATGAACTCGGAGAATCATCCAACACCATCACTTTCCTTGCTCAGAAAACAGTGAGAGAAAGACTGGCGGAAATCCTTATTCTTCTTGAGCAGAAATTAGGAGTAGATCCGGAAGGATTTATAAAAATCTCGCTTACAAGAGAAGAGATTGCTAACATTATTGGTACCGCCACAGAAAGTGCCATCCGTTTGATTTCCGAATTTAAACAGGACAGTCTCATTGAAGTAGACGGAAGAAACATCAAAATTTTGAACCACGACAAACTGATGAAACTAGGTCACGTAGTTTTATAA
- a CDS encoding cbb3-type cytochrome c oxidase N-terminal domain-containing protein, translating to MKQRTPVVVNILIITGLLIVFYYLFVQSYSFLASPYFWGTVVISAILAYIHSAIGDLIENNKFKKLSPEEKAAYLAEKKVPFLRRMYDSAFKKQSATEEKDILIDHGFDGIMELDNQLPKWWVGLFYFGTAFCIVYIAAYSFTDFAHPLSEYEQEYKEQMASIAEYEKNQPPVTIETAKYSADNIADGKELFKTNCASCHKEDGSGGIGPNLTDNYWINQPEKTLFKNVFHMDWNGSPTNPAMRAFGKNGEVSGAEIEKIAAYVYHINQEQPPVTQAQGGAAPQGTEAHWEKE from the coding sequence ATGAAACAAAGAACACCTGTTGTTGTAAACATTTTAATAATAACTGGACTTTTAATAGTTTTTTATTATTTGTTTGTACAAAGCTACTCGTTCCTAGCTTCACCTTACTTCTGGGGAACTGTGGTGATCAGTGCTATTCTGGCATATATCCACAGTGCTATCGGGGATTTGATTGAAAACAACAAATTCAAAAAATTATCTCCGGAAGAAAAAGCAGCTTATCTGGCAGAAAAGAAAGTTCCTTTCTTAAGAAGAATGTACGACAGTGCATTCAAGAAACAGTCTGCTACAGAAGAAAAAGATATCCTTATTGACCACGGTTTCGATGGGATCATGGAATTGGATAACCAATTGCCAAAATGGTGGGTAGGTTTATTCTATTTTGGGACTGCTTTTTGTATTGTATATATTGCAGCTTACTCTTTCACAGATTTCGCACACCCGTTGAGCGAATATGAACAAGAATATAAAGAACAGATGGCAAGTATTGCAGAATATGAAAAGAACCAGCCTCCTGTGACTATAGAAACAGCAAAATACTCTGCTGACAATATCGCAGATGGGAAAGAGCTATTCAAAACCAACTGTGCATCTTGTCACAAAGAAGACGGAAGCGGTGGTATCGGTCCAAACCTTACGGATAATTACTGGATCAACCAGCCTGAGAAAACCTTATTCAAAAACGTTTTCCATATGGACTGGAATGGTTCTCCTACTAACCCTGCGATGAGAGCATTCGGTAAAAACGGAGAAGTTTCAGGTGCAGAGATTGAGAAGATTGCAGCCTATGTATATCATATCAACCAGGAACAACCGCCAGTGACGCAGGCTCAGGGAGGAGCAGCTCCTCAGGGAACCGAAGCACATTGGGAAAAAGAATAA
- the panB gene encoding 3-methyl-2-oxobutanoate hydroxymethyltransferase, translating into MSVHSEIKKVTTETLRKMKFDKEKITMLTAYDFTTAKMVDAGGVDAILIGDSAANVMAGFETTLPITLDQMIYHSQSVVRGTDRALVVADLPFGTYQSNPEKALESAVRMMKEGGAHAVKIEGGKEISKSIKKIINAGIPVMGHLGLTPQSIYKFGTYKVRAKDEAEAEKLISDAQLLEELGCFAVVLEKIPADLAKKVSESISIPTIGIGAGPDCDGQVLVYHDMVGMNKGFSPKFLRRYLDLYTEITGAVAQYVKDVKNVEFPNENESY; encoded by the coding sequence ATGTCTGTTCACTCTGAAATTAAAAAAGTTACCACTGAAACCTTGCGAAAAATGAAATTCGACAAGGAGAAAATAACAATGCTTACTGCATACGATTTTACTACCGCTAAAATGGTAGATGCGGGAGGAGTTGATGCAATTTTGATCGGAGATTCCGCAGCCAATGTGATGGCGGGTTTTGAAACAACATTGCCGATTACGCTTGATCAGATGATCTACCATTCCCAAAGTGTGGTAAGAGGAACGGACAGGGCTCTTGTTGTAGCAGACCTTCCATTCGGGACTTATCAGAGTAATCCTGAAAAAGCGCTGGAATCTGCTGTAAGAATGATGAAAGAAGGAGGTGCTCATGCCGTAAAAATTGAAGGGGGAAAAGAGATCTCAAAATCTATTAAAAAAATCATCAATGCCGGAATTCCTGTGATGGGACATTTGGGGCTAACACCGCAGTCCATCTACAAATTCGGTACCTATAAAGTAAGAGCAAAAGACGAAGCGGAAGCTGAAAAATTGATTTCCGATGCACAGCTTTTGGAAGAATTAGGCTGTTTCGCGGTAGTTTTGGAGAAAATTCCTGCTGATCTGGCCAAAAAAGTATCTGAAAGCATTTCCATTCCAACCATTGGAATTGGAGCTGGCCCTGACTGTGACGGACAGGTGTTGGTATATCACGATATGGTTGGTATGAACAAAGGTTTCAGTCCGAAATTCCTAAGAAGATACCTTGATCTCTATACAGAAATTACAGGAGCAGTTGCCCAGTACGTAAAAGATGTGAAAAACGTTGAATTCCCTAACGAAAATGAAAGTTACTAA
- the ccoN gene encoding cytochrome-c oxidase, cbb3-type subunit I: METQKFSYDNSIVRAFLYATLVFGLIGFTFGLTAALMLFYPELPEFLFGTDDTTIKSLASGNIQGLINTHGAFGFGRIRMLHTNTVIFAFVCNIVYTGIYYSLQRLLKTRMYSDTLSWLHFWTWQFMIVATFVTFFMGINTSKEYAEHEWPIDILIAFSWIIFGINMFLTISKRRVRHLYVAIWFYIGTWIAVAMLHIFNNLEVPLSFTGWKSYSAYAGVKDAIVQWWYGHNAVAFVLTTPVLGLMYYFLPKAADRPVFSYKLSIIHFWSLIFVYIWAGPHHLQYTALPAWAQAVGTGFSIMLIAPSWGGMLNGLLTLRGAWDKVRENPILKFFVVAVTCYGMATFEGPLLATKNINKIGHFTDWVIGHVHLGALGWNGFMAFGVIYYLVPIMWRTKIWSVKLANWHFWLGTLGIIFYAVPMYISGFTQGLMWKQFNPDGTLMYKNWLDTVTAIIPYFKMRFLGGAFYISGSILMIINVIATVRKGSFQKEVPAEAPALANIGNKRKEGEGTHLWLERMPLLLGILSFFTISIGSSVEIIPTLSLKKSVPTISAVKPYSPLELEGRDIYIREGCNACHSQMIRPFRDEITRFNGKNGQYSKAGEFIYDRPFLWGSKRTGPDLHREGGKNPSSWHYKHMYNPRSTSAGSIMPRYPWLIATNLDRSKMVDKMKLMKNAFEVPYSKAEIDSANSWADNQSKKIVKDIFSEANDLKVAYAKRPQGELEKKEIVALISFLQRLGTDIKTTEIKTASTN; encoded by the coding sequence ATGGAAACACAAAAGTTTAGTTATGACAACAGTATTGTCCGTGCGTTTCTCTATGCGACCTTAGTTTTCGGTCTTATAGGATTTACGTTCGGGCTTACGGCGGCATTAATGCTTTTCTACCCGGAATTACCGGAATTTTTATTCGGTACAGATGATACAACCATCAAAAGTCTTGCATCAGGCAATATTCAGGGGTTAATAAATACTCATGGTGCATTTGGTTTTGGTAGAATCAGAATGCTTCATACCAATACCGTGATCTTTGCATTTGTATGTAATATCGTTTATACCGGTATTTATTACTCATTACAGAGATTATTAAAAACAAGAATGTACAGTGATACATTATCATGGTTGCATTTCTGGACCTGGCAGTTTATGATTGTTGCTACGTTCGTTACCTTCTTTATGGGGATCAATACTTCAAAAGAATATGCTGAACACGAGTGGCCGATCGACATATTGATTGCATTCTCCTGGATCATTTTCGGGATTAACATGTTCCTGACTATTTCAAAAAGAAGAGTAAGACACCTTTATGTGGCCATCTGGTTCTATATCGGAACATGGATTGCAGTAGCAATGCTTCACATCTTCAATAACCTTGAAGTTCCATTATCTTTCACTGGCTGGAAATCATATTCAGCATATGCAGGGGTAAAAGATGCTATTGTACAGTGGTGGTACGGTCACAATGCGGTGGCATTCGTACTGACGACTCCGGTTCTTGGGTTAATGTATTACTTCCTTCCGAAGGCTGCAGACCGACCGGTATTCTCTTACAAACTGTCTATTATTCACTTCTGGTCATTAATTTTCGTATATATCTGGGCTGGTCCTCACCACCTTCAGTATACAGCACTTCCTGCGTGGGCACAGGCTGTGGGAACCGGTTTCTCTATCATGCTTATTGCACCATCCTGGGGAGGAATGCTAAACGGACTTCTTACGCTGAGAGGAGCGTGGGATAAGGTAAGAGAAAATCCTATCCTTAAATTCTTCGTAGTAGCTGTTACCTGTTATGGTATGGCAACATTCGAAGGGCCGCTTTTGGCAACAAAAAACATCAACAAAATTGGTCACTTTACAGACTGGGTTATCGGTCACGTACACTTAGGAGCTCTTGGATGGAATGGTTTCATGGCATTCGGGGTTATCTATTACCTGGTACCTATTATGTGGAGAACAAAAATCTGGTCTGTAAAATTAGCTAACTGGCATTTCTGGTTAGGTACGTTAGGAATTATTTTCTATGCAGTACCCATGTATATTTCAGGATTTACACAAGGTTTGATGTGGAAACAGTTCAACCCGGACGGTACTTTGATGTACAAAAACTGGTTGGATACCGTAACAGCAATCATTCCTTACTTCAAAATGAGATTCTTAGGAGGAGCATTCTATATTTCAGGATCTATTCTAATGATTATTAACGTAATCGCTACGGTAAGAAAAGGTTCATTCCAGAAAGAAGTTCCTGCTGAAGCACCTGCACTGGCAAACATCGGAAACAAACGTAAAGAAGGGGAAGGTACTCACCTATGGCTTGAAAGAATGCCATTATTATTAGGTATCCTGTCTTTCTTCACTATTTCCATCGGTAGTTCAGTTGAAATTATTCCTACACTATCTTTAAAGAAAAGTGTTCCTACGATTTCAGCGGTAAAACCATATTCACCACTTGAACTGGAAGGTAGAGATATTTATATCCGTGAAGGATGTAACGCTTGTCACTCCCAAATGATCAGACCGTTCAGAGATGAGATCACAAGATTCAACGGTAAGAACGGACAGTATTCAAAAGCGGGAGAATTCATTTATGACAGACCATTCTTATGGGGGTCTAAGAGAACAGGACCGGATTTACATAGAGAAGGAGGTAAAAACCCAAGTTCTTGGCACTATAAGCATATGTATAACCCAAGATCTACTTCTGCAGGTTCCATTATGCCTCGTTACCCTTGGCTAATTGCCACCAACTTAGACAGATCTAAAATGGTAGATAAAATGAAGCTTATGAAGAACGCATTTGAAGTTCCTTATAGCAAAGCTGAAATAGATTCTGCCAACTCATGGGCAGATAACCAGTCAAAGAAAATTGTAAAAGATATCTTCTCTGAAGCTAATGACCTTAAAGTGGCGTATGCTAAGAGACCTCAGGGAGAATTGGAGAAAAAAGAGATTGTAGCTCTTATCTCTTTCCTTCAGAGACTTGGAACAGATATCAAAACAACAGAAATAAAAACAGCAAGTACTAACTAA